In Hermetia illucens chromosome 1, iHerIll2.2.curated.20191125, whole genome shotgun sequence, one genomic interval encodes:
- the LOC119658979 gene encoding uncharacterized protein LOC119658979 translates to MADRLVNIPIQDLVTLRDFYKADWPTFNIGYGTVDTYVRWLSKDPNIPHIRIFSLNGDWSDGTFIVTDWNMLFCNTRNTSFTRLIKALSLIDWSKGYIIASIGSRLLDVINKFVKDNNIDVGYINPTKWYRMPQAEAAKFVINPPDGITFRPLTEADVVTANALWRFNYPGSIVYLKRLAKYNISIGAFTSDGQLVAWCFRIPAGCLGTLEVIESHKRKGLGSLMVRAMAKSIAETGHDVFAPVVVDNYPSIKMFERLGFKVCGTMNWIPTVDRGNWDDNEPHY, encoded by the exons ATGGCAGATAGATTGGTTAATATTCCAATCCAAGATTTGGTGACCCTTCGAGATTTCTATAAAGCAGACTGGCCCACGTTTAATATTGGATATGGTACTGTGGATACATATGTACGGTGGCTCAGTAAAGATCCAAACATCCCCCATATTCGCATTTTCTCGTTGAATGGTGATTGGAGTGATGGTACTTTTATTGTTACG GATTGGAATATGCTCTTTTGCAATACTCGGAATACGAGCTTCACCCGTCTAATAAAAGCCTTGTCTCTCATCGATTGGAGTAAAGGATACATCATTGCTTCCATCGGATCAAGATTACTCGATGTGATAAATAAGTTCGTCAAGGACAACAACATTGACGTCGGTTACATAAACCCCACAAAATGGTATCGGATGCCTCAAGCCGAAGCTGCGAAGTTTGTTATAAA TCCCCCTGATGGTATCACATTTAGACCTCTAACCGAAGCAGATGTAGTCACTGCAAACGCTTTATGGCGCTTCAATTATCCTGGCTCCATTGTGTATTTGAAACGTCTGGCCAAGTATAACATTAGTATTGGAGCTTTTACATCTGATGGACAGTTAGTTGCATGGTGTTTCAG AATTCCAGCAGGCTGTCTTGGAACGCTCGAAGTTATAGAGTCGCATAAACGAAAAGGACTTGGAAGCTTGATGGTACGGGCTATGGCTAAATCTATAGCTGAAACGGGGCATGATGTCTTCGCTCCAGTGGTGGTCGATAATTATCCATCGATTAAAATGTTTGAAAGACTCGGATTCAAAGTTTGTGGAACAATGAATTGGATTCCAACAGTTGATCGTGGAAACTGGGATGACAACGAACCGCATTACTAG